A stretch of the Sinorhizobium alkalisoli genome encodes the following:
- a CDS encoding acyl-CoA carboxylase subunit beta: MRAILEQVEARRAQARAGGGKRRIEAQHGKGKLTARERIEVLLDQDSFEEYDMYVTHRCVDFGMADQKIAGDGVVTGWGTINGRQVYVFSQDFTVLGGSLSETHAQKICKIMDMAVRNGAPVIGLNDSGGARIQEGVASLAGYAEVFRRNAEVSGVIPQISVIMGPCAGGAVYSPAMTDFIFMVRDSSYMFVTGPDVVKTVTNEIVTAEELGGARTHTTKSSVADGAFENDIEALEEVRRLFDFLPLNNREKPPVRPFHDDPARIELRLDSLIPESAAKPYDMKELIFAVADEGDFFELQPEFARNIITGFIRLEGQTVGVVANQPMVLAGCLDIDSSRKAARFVRFCDAFSIPILTLVDVPGFLPGTAQEYGGVIKHGAKLLFAYSQATVPMVTLITRKAYGGAYDVMASKHIGADVNYAWPTAEIAVMGAKGATEILYRSDLGAPEKIAARTKEYEERFANPFVAAERGFIDEVIMPHSSRRRIARAFASLRNKQVETRWKKHDTIPL, translated from the coding sequence ATGCGCGCGATACTCGAACAGGTGGAAGCCCGCCGGGCTCAGGCGCGCGCCGGTGGCGGCAAACGCCGCATCGAAGCGCAGCACGGCAAGGGCAAGCTGACCGCGCGCGAGCGCATCGAGGTGCTGCTCGACCAAGATTCCTTCGAAGAATACGACATGTATGTCACCCATCGCTGCGTCGACTTCGGCATGGCGGACCAGAAGATCGCGGGCGACGGCGTCGTCACCGGCTGGGGTACGATCAACGGGCGGCAGGTCTATGTCTTTTCCCAGGATTTCACTGTGCTTGGCGGCTCGCTTTCGGAAACGCACGCGCAGAAGATCTGCAAGATCATGGACATGGCCGTCCGCAACGGCGCGCCGGTGATCGGCCTCAACGATTCCGGCGGCGCCCGCATCCAGGAAGGCGTCGCATCGCTTGCCGGCTATGCCGAAGTGTTTCGCCGCAATGCCGAGGTTTCCGGCGTCATTCCGCAGATATCGGTGATCATGGGGCCGTGCGCCGGCGGCGCCGTCTATTCGCCGGCGATGACCGATTTCATCTTCATGGTGCGCGATAGTTCCTACATGTTCGTGACCGGCCCGGATGTGGTGAAGACGGTGACGAACGAGATCGTCACGGCGGAGGAACTTGGCGGCGCCCGCACGCATACGACCAAGTCCTCGGTCGCCGACGGCGCATTTGAGAACGACATCGAAGCGCTTGAAGAGGTCCGACGGCTTTTCGATTTCCTGCCGCTCAACAACCGAGAGAAGCCACCGGTCCGGCCCTTCCATGACGATCCGGCGCGCATCGAATTGCGGCTCGACAGCCTAATCCCGGAGAGCGCCGCCAAGCCCTATGACATGAAGGAGCTGATTTTCGCGGTGGCCGACGAGGGCGACTTCTTCGAATTGCAGCCGGAATTCGCCCGCAACATCATCACCGGCTTCATCCGGCTCGAAGGCCAGACGGTCGGCGTCGTCGCCAACCAGCCGATGGTGCTCGCCGGCTGCCTCGACATCGATTCCTCACGCAAGGCCGCCCGTTTCGTGCGCTTCTGCGACGCCTTCTCGATCCCGATCCTGACGCTCGTCGACGTACCCGGCTTCCTGCCCGGCACCGCCCAGGAATATGGCGGCGTCATCAAGCACGGCGCCAAGCTGCTTTTCGCCTACAGCCAGGCGACCGTGCCGATGGTGACGCTGATCACCCGCAAGGCCTATGGCGGCGCCTATGACGTCATGGCGTCGAAACACATCGGCGCCGACGTCAACTATGCCTGGCCGACCGCCGAGATCGCCGTGATGGGCGCCAAGGGTGCGACCGAGATCCTCTACCGCTCCGACCTCGGAGCCCCGGAGAAGATCGCCGCACGCACGAAGGAATACGAGGAGCGCTTCGCCAATCCCTTCGTCGCCGCCGAGCGCGGCTTCATCGACGAGGTGATCATGCCGCACTCCTCACGCCGCCGCATCGCCCGCGCCTTTGCATCGCTGCGCAACAAGCAGGTCGAGACGCGCTGGAAGAAGCACGACACGATCCCGCTTTGA